Below is a window of Manis javanica isolate MJ-LG chromosome 2, MJ_LKY, whole genome shotgun sequence DNA.
CTCCCCTTTCCCATGCAGAACCTTGAACACAGCTGGCcaagaaggaacagaaaccagccCAGGTTCAAGAAGCCATGGGTTTTAATGGGGgtgagagggaagaagggagctGGTGGCAGGATGGTGAGCAGTGTGTATCCTGGTCTCCTGGCTTCTGCCGGGCTGGATGCAGAGAGGGGCCCCGAGCACCCTCTTCTTAGGCATGGGGTCCAGGGAGAAGTGGGGTGCAGGTCTGCATGACCTTTGCTATTTGTCATGGGGAAGAAGACCCAGAAGGAGGGATGAGCCTGTGATGGCCTGTGTGTGACCGCAGCAATGGTGTGTATAtacagggaggagggagctgggcaggaggcaggacagCAGCCCATAACCCTAGGACACCCTCACCGTCCACACGGCCTGCAACCCGGGTCCTTGCCCTCCCGTGCTGTGCCCCCTGCTGGCCTCTGCTTCTACTTCTTCCGCCCAATCTGGGCCATCAGGTGGGCGTTGGCAGCTGCCTTGGCTCGCAAGTTCTTGGCCTTGGCAATGTTGAACAGGATGTTCATGATGTTAGTGGGGACGTCGAGGGACAGAGTGAACTTGGCACGCCGGTCACTCTTGGCCTTGTCCCGGTACAGCCTCCCCCTGAGCTCTCCTTGGGACAGGTATTTGTACTGGGTGCTTCCAGCCCTGCCTCCACCTCCAGAGCCAGAGAAGGTCCTTTTCCCCTTGtctgcttcctcttcctccttttcctcatcCTCCCCTGAGGATGGGTGTTGGCCGGGCAGGTAGGGGAAGCTCCTCTTGCTCAGCAGGGGTGCATCCTCCAGCTGGCTCTTAGTGGCTGCAACCAGGGCCACATCGATGCAGCTGGAGAGGGGCTTGGCTTTGTAGGACCTGTGGGAGAGGCCGGCCTGGGGCAcccccaggagcaggagcagcagTGGGAAGTGGGCCAGCACCAGCATCTCTCCCTGCAGTAGGAGagagggtgggcaggggcagaggcgAGGGATCAGGAGGACATGGATTAAATTCAGCAGGGCTTTATGAATGTTCTACAACAGTTCTCAGAGTGTGGTCTCTGAACCAGCAGCAGCATCTGGAagtttattagaaatgcaaataattttcaGGTCTTTTCCCAGAACTAGTTATTCAAAAGCTCTGGgaccagcaatctgtgttttaacaaaccTTCAGATGATTCTGATCACTAAAGCTTGAGAACCAATACAAGTGTTGGTGTTTATTTAATACAGTCTTGCACGTACCACCAGCCCTGCAAAATGAGCATCACATGTGCCAAGTAAGCATTTAGTAGCTTATAATGGTTGATTTCAGTTCTCTTAACGTTAGCAAGACTGACTGAATGTGTCTCTAGTGCTTAAACACAGTGGAGTTCCTGAGGCAGAGTTTTAAGGCTTGTTCCCCCCAGGCCATGGGAGTTTCTTAGAAACCTTCAGGTTTGTTATTTTGGTTGGTTTCACTACGAGATAAATGAAGTGAAAGTGAATTTGGTCTCTATGTAGGACTTTAAGTATCTTACAAAGAACACCTATATTCTCTCATGTTTAGGGCTGATGGGACCGCGATCTAAAACTCTTGGTTGTCTCTGAGAACATGTGGGCTCCTGGTTATCATCATTCTGAATGAGAACGATGGTCTGAGAATTAATGCAGAGACACTGATGTTCAAAGACTTGCTTAACCAAGAGTGGGTCAATGCCTTGTCCAGGTGCTTGTTTGCTGGTGTTTCCAGATACTGCGTAGGCTGTGCAATTGTCCAGGGCTAGCAGCAGTACTGAGCCGTATGAAAGGATCATAGTCTACAGGGACCATTTGAAtctactattttatttaaaaaaggaaaaaagaaaacaaatctaagtCTCAGTGTATGATTTATGTTGGGACTATGCAAACAGCCAGATCGGTGGCCCTCCTGTAACTTGGACGGACTGGGCTTGAAGCCATAGTAGTCACTGGGCCACCTATCCACAGTGCAGACCAGGACTTCAATTGCTTTCCCTGCAGGTCCCGGAGGCTTGTGCTGGGCTATTCACACTGCCTGCCCAGTCTCCTCCTTTTCAATAACAGCTCATAACTGTGTCAGAAGGTGGTCAGAATTTGGCTTGTCTCTGGTCACTGTGCCTTAGGAAAATTATGAAGTGGGCAGAATTTATCTCCTGTATCCCAGGACCAAACTCACTCCATGGACTCTTTGCCTGTTCTGTGGGCACACTCTCTCCAGCTCTGAAATAAAGACATGAAATCATTAACTTCGCTGTCCCCCTTTGTCATGCATGTGGAAAACATGTGAGGTCAGAATGTGTGGGATTTTGTCTCCTCCTCCTAGAGGGGGCAGAGCTGGTTGCCCTGCATGCCCAGCAGGCTGAGTCCCTGCATCTCTTGTTCCCAAGTGCTGTTGTCAGGATGACACATGAAGGGGAAAGCCTGAACTTTTTCACTGTGGTGCTTCACCTGgacttgaaatttattttctgcctcaGGCATCATTATCTTCCACAATAGGAAGCAAGAAAGACTTTAGCTATGGACCTTGGGGGGGGTTCTTTTATTAATACAGTTTTGCAGTAAATAAGAAACACTGGGATTTTTAGTAAGTAAAATCCACCTGGACATTCCTGGGGTCATCTGGGGATTCTTCTGGGCAGTAAGCAGAGCAGGCTAGCATAGGGTCATTTCGTTTTCTGTGGTGACAgtgcagagaggccaggagggaCTGGCAGATAGAGGCTGAGGTCTCACCTCACTCTGCAGCTTATTGTCAACATGGCCTTGAGCAGGTCATTTCCCATAAAATGGATGGGACTGAACTCAAGCCCTTTCCAACCTTCTTTATACTGTGAATAGATAGGACTAGGATTGCCCCTTTAAAAAACTGACCCTAGTTCTCTCTAGAGGAGAGTCACCTTGCTCTTTCCCTTACCCTGGACACAATCTGCACATTGACTTGGCTGCTTGTCTATATAAGCCTGTTGTTTTCCTAGGTACTCCACATTACAGCCACTGCCttcctttaactttttttcttaagaaaccaggttgctttatttcttcatttattttgcatcCCAAAAAATTTGGAGCTTAAAAATGGAGGTAAAGGGGGATGACAGCTATCTCAAAAAgtgaaaaactgaattaaaatggaaaagctcTTGGTTGAACCACACTTAAAGAAGTCTGATTCATATCTGTTTACACATAAATAGTCTTCAGGTTCTATTAGGGTAAGATTTGGTTCACACACAACCATTTCTGAAATGATTTATATCTACATCTAGATATGTATCTATGGCAGCTAATTTGATCCTGTGCGCCAGTGTCTTTGTTGTGTTGTATTTCTGTCTATATAACGCTTTCTCCATCCTAACCCAGGCAGGTTCTTCTTGCTTGATGTCAGTCCAAGTTAGCAGTTCTCAGTTTCAGAATCCTGTAAAGGGGTTGTTCACACATAGGTTACTGTGCCccatccccagagtttctgaatCAGTGGGTTTGGGATGAGGCCTGGGAATCTGGGTCTCTAACGGGCAACACAAACCACCTTTCTCAGAATTCAGTCCATCTCTGAGCTCCTCAGAACTGCATGCCAAATTCTCAGAGGACATTGTACAGGGTGTTGGCTGTCTCTATGGAACAATGGCCTTATCCTATCTTTAAATGCTGTGCTCAATCACCAGATGTTAAGCTTTGCTGTTTTATTGAGGATCCAGATCGTAGTGTGAATTGTGGCTCTAGCTGTCTTACCCTGTGGAGGCTCTGAAAGTTTGGGAGCAATTTCAAAGGGCTTGTTCAGCctgaaaggatttaaaaaaaaaacaaaaaccaattcACAGAGAAAGGGCTGATGCTGGCAGAACAGCTTTGAAGAGGCCCGTCTCTCTATTAGTCcctctgtccctgtcccttttacaGACTGGACTCTGTCTTGCCTC
It encodes the following:
- the UCN3 gene encoding urocortin-3; this encodes MLVLAHFPLLLLLLGVPQAGLSHRSYKAKPLSSCIDVALVAATKSQLEDAPLLSKRSFPYLPGQHPSSGEDEEKEEEEADKGKRTFSGSGGGGRAGSTQYKYLSQGELRGRLYRDKAKSDRRAKFTLSLDVPTNIMNILFNIAKAKNLRAKAAANAHLMAQIGRKK